AACAAAGAACAGTGTCAGAATTAAGCAGTATCGAATAAAACTGCTGACAAAAAAGAGAAAATAAAAAAGATTTATGATGAGAGTGCCAGAATTGCTTCTGCCAGATCACCGTTGGCATTTTTCAATGCTTCACGTGCCTGACTCTCAGAAACGCCTGTCTGCTCTGCAACGAGCCTCACATCATCATCAGGTATCTGGACTTCCCTGGCGACCTCTTCCGGAGTACCGACTATCTGATAAGTATCCACGCCCTGAGCATTCATAATAGAGACATTGGCATCATTAAAAACAATATCCCTGGATGGAGTTCTAATGATAACCTGTTCAACGTCATCGATCTCAGTGATGTTTATACCCATCTGTTTCATCATCTGTTTTACTTTTGCAGGGTTCATTCCCCTGCCGCCTATTCCCGGAAACATGTAATCACCTTATATGAAATTATTCAATTATCCAGATAATTATTACTTAACAGCAACCGCCACCACAGGATGAGCTGTTGCAGCCACCGCCATTGTTGTTGTCGATGATAAAGCCCTTGCCGGATGGACCATCCACGTAATCGATCTTTGCTTCTGAAAGATTATCTGCATCGTCCTTGTTCATGACGACCTTAAGTCCTTTGTCCTCAACTACAAGGTCATGTTCTTCGCTGATCTCGTCCTCAAGTGACATTCCATACTGCACACCGCAGCAGCTCATGCCTGCAACGAATACTCTGAGAGCAAGACCTTCTTTACCCTGTTCCTTAAGCAGTGATTTTAATTCGACTGCTGCATTGTCAGTTATTTCTACCATTGTTGATTCCTCATTATTTATTTGAAATTGATACAAGGTGACTACCGGGTAATCCCTTATATGTGTTTTTGATATATAAGTTTATTCGTATTGGTACGAACTTTTTAGGCCTCTGTAAGATATAAAGTTCATACGAATTCTACGTCATCATCAACTGGATTTCTCAGAACTTCTCCACTTGAAGCATTGATCTCTACTGAATTCCTCTGACCTTTAATTTCCCATACAGGCACATAAACAAGTTCTACGTAAAGATTAATATCTGATGCT
The sequence above is a segment of the uncultured Methanolobus sp. genome. Coding sequences within it:
- a CDS encoding nascent polypeptide-associated complex protein — encoded protein: MFPGIGGRGMNPAKVKQMMKQMGINITEIDDVEQVIIRTPSRDIVFNDANVSIMNAQGVDTYQIVGTPEEVAREVQIPDDDVRLVAEQTGVSESQAREALKNANGDLAEAILALSS
- a CDS encoding iron-sulfur cluster assembly accessory protein — its product is MVEITDNAAVELKSLLKEQGKEGLALRVFVAGMSCCGVQYGMSLEDEISEEHDLVVEDKGLKVVMNKDDADNLSEAKIDYVDGPSGKGFIIDNNNGGGCNSSSCGGGCC